AATGAACTGGTGCTGTAATGTTAACTTGTTTGATCAGATACTGCAGTGAACTGCCAAGAACCAGGTTGAGTTGAACCGAGCAGTTCACCCATGAAACCAAGCTCAAACCATCCAGTTCTTTCAACAAACTGGAACTGGATTGAAACAAACATCTTATTAGCGTAGTCTTGCTTCAACCATTATGTATGTAGGCGTTTGGACCCGATTCCCTGAACGGGATGCACCCGTTTCCATTCGATGAGCTGCGTTTCAGAGTAAGTAAACCGACTACTGAGGTTCCTTGCGCTGACTTAAATTGTGACCGGTCTTATCTGCTCTCCTGACCCCTGGACCTTATGGCATACTGGCACTGCTTCACTAGAATTAAATTGGACGCCACGGCTCTGCTAAATTATGCTTGCAATTTATGAAAAACCTAGTTACACTTTCCTGCTTCATATcatacattttaaaattaaaatgggaAACAGAGAAACATAAAGCGTCATTATTTCCTTGGCAGAAGGCCGCATATAGTTATGCCCAGTGATAGGAATTATTATACTACACGTCTTCAATTGTGCGGGTATGTGTACTCCGGATCGAGAGCTGCGTAAGCAGGCGATGGAGCTATATCCTGCGCTGGGTCGCTCTCGGAGGCATCGACATCGGCCAGTAGATGATCGAGCTTGCAAGGAACTTTGGACAGCAATCTTTCATTTGGGCATTTAAAGGGTTTCAAGTAGAATTTCTTGCAGTCTGAGGGTTTTCTCTGACGTGGGAGGTCGATAATGCAGTTCATGCTCACGTCGAGCCTCTTTTGAAGTATCCGTTTCCTGCACTCGGGGCCGACTTGGGTGAAGTAGTTGTTCTGCAGCGAGAGCTTGTCCAGCTTCGGGAGCTTGCAGATGGTCTCAGGGACGACCCCAGAGAACTCGTTGTATGACAAGTTGAGCAGGCGCATTTCGCGGAGGCAGGCGAAGGAGTGTGGGATGGGGCCCTTGAGCCGGTTGATGCTGACATCGAAAAGTGCATTCCTCTTTAGGAGCCCGATCTGGTAAGGAAGGCAGCCCGAGAGGAGGTTGTTCGTGAAGAGAACCTCGATCAGCCTATTCGAGGTGCTGTTTGTCACGAGGCTCTCGGGGAGTGGCCCCTCGAACTTGTTACTTGCGAGTGTGAGGTAGAAGACCCGCGTGCGGCCGATGTTGTCAGGGATCTTCCCATTAAAGCCATTGTTGTTGAGGAAGAGGGCCCGGAGATCAAGGTCGAAGACCTCCGGAGGGAGTCGACCTGTGAGGGAGTTGAACCGGAGGTCCAGGAAGGTTAGACGGTTGCCGCTGAGGACTGCACGCGGGAACCCCCCTTTGAGTTTGTTGTTGCTGAGATCGAGCTCGTAGAAGTAACGGAGCTTCTTTTTGGAGATGTTTTTGAAGAAGATGCTGTTGAAGTTGATGGTGTTGGCGTGAAAGTAGACGAGGTCCTCGAGCTTCTCGATGAACCCGTTGAGCGAGAGATTGCCTCTACTGTTACCTAAGCCCTTGCCATTTAAGTTGACACCGGTGACCCCTTTGACTTTGCCTTTATCAGGCAGCCGCGCGCAATCGAAGCCCTTGTATTTGCAGACATTGCGACCCCTCCAAGTTTTCGTGATCCCAGAGGGGTCCACGTCTATCTGCCTTCTGAATGATTGCACGGCTTCAAACACCATCAAGACTCTCGGGCTTATTGATGATGGCGATGGAGGTTTAGGAGGCGGAGGCGGAGGCCGAGGCCGAGGCCGAGGCGGCGGCGGAGGCGGCGGCGGAGGCGGAggcggcggaggaggaggaggaggcggcggcggcggcgggggaggaggcggaggcggcggcggaggaggcggaggcggcggcggcggcatTGGTGGGGGACATTCTGGTTCGGGTGGGGGTGGGGGACATTCTCCAGTATCAGGGGACGGTGCCGGGGGATAGGACCCGCCTCCGCCGATTATTATCTCCAGTGCGTTCCTGTCTTGT
The sequence above is drawn from the Punica granatum isolate Tunisia-2019 chromosome 5, ASM765513v2, whole genome shotgun sequence genome and encodes:
- the LOC116208132 gene encoding leucine-rich repeat extensin-like protein 3 gives rise to the protein MGSHSSSPHLFLFLLLSVVFFRPAAPAEALDGAAADEKQDRNALEIIIGGGGSYPPAPSPDTGECPPPPPEPECPPPMPPPPPPPPPPPPPPPPPPPPPPPPPPPPPPPPPPPPPPPRPRPRPPPPPPKPPSPSSISPRVLMVFEAVQSFRRQIDVDPSGITKTWRGRNVCKYKGFDCARLPDKGKVKGVTGVNLNGKGLGNSRGNLSLNGFIEKLEDLVYFHANTINFNSIFFKNISKKKLRYFYELDLSNNKLKGGFPRAVLSGNRLTFLDLRFNSLTGRLPPEVFDLDLRALFLNNNGFNGKIPDNIGRTRVFYLTLASNKFEGPLPESLVTNSTSNRLIEVLFTNNLLSGCLPYQIGLLKRNALFDVSINRLKGPIPHSFACLREMRLLNLSYNEFSGVVPETICKLPKLDKLSLQNNYFTQVGPECRKRILQKRLDVSMNCIIDLPRQRKPSDCKKFYLKPFKCPNERLLSKVPCKLDHLLADVDASESDPAQDIAPSPAYAALDPEYTYPHN